A window of Chromatiales bacterium contains these coding sequences:
- a CDS encoding DNA-binding protein produces the protein MGLATREELKQAFSERGISVAEWARSRGYDAQQVYAVLSGRSQGLRGSAHEIAVALRLKAPPTALYSQLDLPISDGGRTDTQNTTVVRPLPGAGTEVKRIGK, from the coding sequence ATGGGGCTGGCGACGCGCGAGGAACTGAAACAGGCGTTTTCCGAACGCGGAATCAGCGTGGCCGAGTGGGCACGATCGCGCGGCTATGACGCCCAGCAGGTCTATGCGGTACTGTCCGGGCGGTCCCAGGGGCTGCGCGGCTCGGCGCATGAGATTGCCGTGGCGCTCAGACTCAAAGCGCCGCCGACGGCGCTATACAGCCAGCTCGATCTGCCGATTTCCGATGGAGGTCGGACTGACACACAGAACACGACGGTTGTCAGGCCCTTGCCTGGCGCCGGCACTGAAGTGAAGAGGATTGGGAAATGA
- a CDS encoding helix-turn-helix transcriptional regulator yields the protein MPKAEITQRLREERERLGLTQAVLAARCGVSAPSQNGYESGTRVPDSEYLERAHLAGVDTHYILTGDREPQVPFDWAAHDSIQLTIENFLSDRGITLPFEKRMELVRYFMKRRDLNDKIDPKLIRETLELVA from the coding sequence ATGCCGAAGGCCGAAATCACCCAGCGGCTGCGTGAGGAGCGCGAGAGGCTGGGCCTGACCCAGGCGGTACTAGCCGCACGGTGCGGTGTTTCCGCGCCCTCGCAAAACGGTTACGAATCCGGAACCCGTGTTCCGGATTCCGAGTACCTGGAGCGTGCGCACTTGGCTGGGGTTGATACCCACTACATCCTGACCGGCGATCGGGAACCGCAAGTACCATTCGACTGGGCCGCACACGACAGCATTCAGCTCACGATCGAGAACTTTCTTTCGGATCGCGGGATCACCCTGCCATTCGAAAAACGTATGGAACTGGTCCGCTACTTCATGAAGCGCCGAGATTTGAATGACAAGATCGATCCCAAACTCATCCGTGAAACCTTGGAGCTGGTCGCATGA
- a CDS encoding DEAD/DEAH box helicase family protein, with the protein MSNFTFLPQQFRAIAESASKAEGHILGDPRAACFHARFTLEAIVHWLYRHDAALRMPYDRSLGALLHESTFLNTVPEAVFQKARVIQKVGNLAVHRAPEVLPEQARQVVRELHHVCYWLVRTYAPQASREGAGWHDERVPPAPLQGEVVPRAELEALEQQLAEHNAQALKQQQERDALDAELQALKQQLAEVRAAAEQQADTHDYSEAETRRYLIDVELRRAGWPLDRQRDREYEVTGMPNNKGVGYVDYVLWGDDGKPLGVIEAKRTMKDSRAGQQQAKLYADCLEQMHGQRPIIFYSNGYETWIWDDETYPPRRVTGFYSKDELHRLILRRTQRNALDVADLKPEIAGRPYQKRVIASIFAHFTDARRKALLVMATGTGKTRTAIALVDVLQRAGWIKRVLFLADRLALVTQAVNAFKTFLPSSSPVNLVREKDREGRVYVSTYPTTLNLIDQTDDGESLFGVGYFDLVIIDEAHRSVYQKYGAIFQHFDALLVGLTATPRDQVDRNTYELFDLQPGVPTDFYDLETAVREGYLVPPRVQQVDLKFPREGIDYDSLSDEEKDQWENLDWGDGANTQLVPSKVNAAAINSWLFNRDTVDKALQHLMEHGHKVDGGDRLAKTIIFARNHDHAIFIEERFNHHYPQYKGHFARVIDNQAKYPQSLIDDFSVKDKVPHIAISVDMLDTGIDVPEVANLVFFKPVYSKIKFWQMIGRGTRLCENLYGLGEDKQDFRVFDYCFNFDFFRENPMGIEPGAGVALGTRLFRSRVQLLAAVQAAPDLDAEARLETTLVDRLHGEVSSMNVENFIVRMYQREVKRFTAREIWATLTEDDCEVLSRKLAPLPSELETDDLESRLFDLTLLRMQLALTQADQAAFERGRQTVVELASLLEEKTAIPAVKAQLGYIQSLQTPEFWEGITLALVEELRTRLRGLIPLLDKKKRKVVYTNFEDEVLGVRDEDVVSMPTITSAQYEKKVKAYLQNHLNHLVIRRLRSNQPLTPTDLQGLEQTLVEIGEKEGDALLGDLLKRSEAPSLPWFVRSIVGMDRAAVQSAFSEFLGDRSLTAQQIRFVELVVDQLTARGVMKPEALYEAPFSLLHMGGPRELFRGKDNVVEGIFQALRRADPESFSDPVSPESVDRAGP; encoded by the coding sequence ATGAGCAACTTCACCTTCCTGCCCCAGCAATTCCGCGCCATCGCGGAGTCGGCCAGCAAGGCGGAAGGCCACATCCTGGGCGACCCGCGCGCCGCTTGCTTCCATGCCCGCTTCACCCTGGAGGCCATCGTGCACTGGCTGTACCGGCACGACGCCGCCCTGCGCATGCCATACGACCGCAGCCTGGGTGCGCTGCTGCACGAATCGACCTTCCTGAACACCGTGCCCGAGGCCGTGTTCCAGAAGGCGCGGGTGATCCAGAAGGTGGGCAATCTCGCCGTACACCGCGCGCCCGAGGTGCTGCCCGAGCAGGCACGCCAGGTGGTGCGCGAGCTGCACCACGTCTGCTACTGGCTGGTGCGCACCTACGCGCCGCAGGCCTCTCGCGAAGGCGCGGGCTGGCACGATGAGCGCGTGCCGCCAGCGCCGCTGCAAGGCGAAGTGGTGCCACGCGCCGAGTTGGAGGCCCTGGAGCAGCAGCTCGCCGAGCACAACGCGCAGGCCCTCAAGCAGCAACAGGAACGCGACGCCCTGGATGCCGAGCTGCAGGCGCTGAAGCAACAGCTCGCCGAGGTCCGCGCCGCCGCCGAGCAGCAGGCAGACACCCACGACTACTCCGAGGCCGAGACCCGTCGCTACCTGATCGACGTGGAACTGCGCCGCGCCGGTTGGCCGCTGGATCGCCAGCGCGACCGTGAGTACGAGGTCACCGGTATGCCCAACAATAAGGGCGTGGGCTATGTCGACTATGTGCTCTGGGGCGATGACGGAAAGCCGCTCGGTGTTATCGAGGCCAAACGGACCATGAAGGACTCGCGCGCCGGCCAGCAGCAGGCGAAGCTCTACGCCGACTGCCTGGAACAGATGCACGGCCAGCGGCCGATAATTTTCTATTCCAATGGTTACGAGACCTGGATCTGGGACGATGAAACCTACCCGCCGCGCAGGGTCACGGGGTTCTATTCAAAGGACGAGCTGCATCGGCTGATACTGCGTCGTACGCAGCGCAATGCACTGGATGTGGCCGACCTCAAACCGGAGATCGCTGGCCGGCCCTACCAGAAGCGCGTGATCGCAAGCATCTTCGCGCACTTCACCGATGCGCGCCGCAAGGCGCTCCTGGTCATGGCCACCGGTACGGGCAAGACCCGAACCGCCATTGCGCTGGTGGATGTGCTCCAGCGCGCGGGCTGGATCAAGCGAGTGTTGTTTCTTGCCGATCGCCTTGCGCTGGTCACCCAGGCCGTCAATGCGTTCAAGACGTTTCTGCCAAGCTCGAGTCCCGTCAATCTCGTCAGGGAGAAGGACAGGGAGGGACGGGTGTATGTGAGCACCTACCCGACCACCCTGAATCTCATCGACCAGACCGACGATGGAGAGTCGCTATTCGGGGTCGGTTACTTCGACCTGGTGATCATCGATGAGGCGCACCGCTCGGTCTACCAGAAGTATGGGGCGATCTTTCAGCATTTCGATGCGCTTCTGGTTGGGCTCACCGCAACGCCCCGCGATCAGGTCGACCGCAACACCTATGAGCTTTTTGATCTGCAACCGGGAGTGCCGACCGATTTCTATGATCTGGAGACCGCGGTGCGCGAGGGCTACCTCGTGCCACCCCGGGTTCAGCAGGTCGACCTCAAGTTCCCGCGCGAGGGTATTGACTACGACTCGCTCAGCGATGAGGAAAAGGACCAGTGGGAGAACCTCGACTGGGGCGATGGCGCCAATACCCAGCTGGTGCCGAGCAAGGTGAATGCGGCGGCCATCAACAGTTGGCTATTCAACAGGGACACGGTGGACAAGGCGCTCCAGCATTTGATGGAGCACGGCCACAAGGTGGACGGCGGCGATCGCCTGGCCAAGACCATCATCTTTGCCCGTAATCACGATCATGCGATCTTCATCGAGGAACGCTTCAACCACCATTACCCGCAGTACAAGGGTCATTTCGCACGGGTGATCGATAACCAGGCGAAGTACCCGCAGAGTCTGATCGACGACTTTTCGGTCAAGGACAAGGTGCCGCACATCGCGATCTCGGTGGATATGCTGGACACCGGCATCGACGTGCCGGAGGTCGCCAATCTGGTGTTCTTCAAGCCGGTGTATTCGAAGATCAAGTTCTGGCAGATGATCGGGCGCGGCACGCGCCTGTGCGAGAACCTCTATGGGCTTGGCGAGGACAAGCAGGATTTTCGGGTCTTCGACTACTGCTTCAACTTCGATTTCTTCCGCGAGAACCCCATGGGCATCGAGCCCGGCGCCGGGGTGGCATTGGGAACGCGCCTTTTTCGTTCCCGCGTGCAGCTGCTTGCTGCTGTTCAGGCCGCGCCGGACCTGGATGCCGAGGCTAGGCTTGAAACCACGCTCGTCGATCGCCTGCATGGTGAAGTCAGTTCGATGAATGTCGAAAACTTCATCGTTCGCATGTATCAGCGCGAGGTGAAACGCTTCACCGCCCGCGAGATATGGGCCACGCTCACAGAGGACGACTGCGAGGTGCTTAGCCGAAAGCTCGCCCCGCTTCCAAGCGAACTCGAAACCGATGACCTCGAATCCAGACTCTTCGACCTCACCTTGCTGCGCATGCAGCTGGCCCTCACGCAGGCCGATCAGGCCGCGTTCGAGCGCGGACGCCAAACGGTCGTCGAGTTGGCCTCGCTGCTCGAAGAGAAGACCGCGATTCCAGCTGTAAAGGCGCAACTTGGGTATATCCAGTCATTGCAGACACCTGAGTTCTGGGAGGGGATCACCCTTGCGCTAGTAGAGGAGTTGCGCACGCGATTACGCGGCCTCATTCCGCTGCTGGACAAGAAAAAGCGCAAGGTTGTCTACACGAACTTCGAGGACGAGGTGCTCGGCGTGCGCGACGAGGATGTTGTGTCGATGCCGACGATCACCAGTGCGCAGTACGAGAAGAAGGTAAAGGCCTATCTGCAGAATCACCTCAATCACCTCGTGATCCGAAGACTTCGCTCAAATCAGCCGTTGACGCCTACCGACCTTCAGGGGCTCGAGCAGACCCTGGTGGAGATCGGCGAGAAAGAGGGCGATGCGCTGCTGGGTGACCTGCTGAAGCGAAGCGAAGCGCCGTCACTGCCCTGGTTCGTGCGAAGCATCGTCGGAATGGACCGCGCTGCAGTTCAGTCTGCGTTCTCCGAATTTCTGGGCGACCGAAGCCTGACCGCACAGCAGATCCGATTCGTGGAGTTGGTGGTCGACCAGCTCACTGCGCGAGGGGTGATGAAACCGGAAGCGCTCTACGAGGCCCCGTTCAGCCTGTTGCACATGGGGGGTCCCCGCGAACTCTTCCGCGGTAAGGACAATGTCGTCGAGGGGATCTTTCAGGCTCTCCGGCGTGCGGACCCGGAGTCATTCAGCGATCCCGTTTCGCCCGAATCAGTCGATCGTGCCGGGCCATAA